From Rhizobium favelukesii, the proteins below share one genomic window:
- the ggt gene encoding gamma-glutamyltransferase: MDHPHIRIFAAVAALSLSLAPPALSASPTPVEAEHGMVVTAQHLATNVGVDVLKNGGNAVDAAVAVGYALAVVYPTAGNIGGGGFMTIRLKDGKTTFLDFRERAPLAATKTMYLDAKGDIVPRASLDGYLAVGVPGSVMGFEIAREKYGTKSRQDLLAPAIRYAKEGFTLEQGDVASIAGSAKRLAKDEAAAKIFLKAEGKPYAAGEKLVQPDLAAVLSSIADKGSDAFYKGVPADAIVKASQATGGILAKEDFEQYAVRELKPIECNYRGYDIISSPPPSSGGVIICEILNVLEDYPLSFLGYGSAETVHLMVEAMRYAYVDRNAALGDPDFVENPVSTLLDKGYAKAIRAKIDPYKAGTSANLKPLGVKESVETTHYSIVDDEGNAVAVTYTLNGSFGAGVVAPGTGILLNNEMDDFTSKPGVPNLYGLVQGEANAIAPKKTPLSSMSPTIVTKDGKPFMVVGSPGGSRIITITLEAILNVIDFGMDISQAVNAPRIHHQWQPDKIYLEPYTLSPDTIRALIAMGHTLDDGSGPPQWGQAAGILVGGKSLADIEKGGGARYYGVMDSRATEGSAGGY, encoded by the coding sequence ATGGATCACCCCCACATCAGAATATTTGCGGCTGTCGCCGCGCTGTCGCTTTCACTTGCTCCGCCGGCGCTCTCCGCTTCGCCCACGCCCGTTGAAGCCGAGCATGGCATGGTCGTAACAGCCCAGCATCTGGCGACCAACGTCGGCGTCGATGTGCTGAAGAACGGCGGCAACGCCGTCGATGCCGCAGTCGCCGTCGGCTATGCGCTCGCCGTCGTCTACCCGACAGCCGGCAACATCGGCGGCGGTGGCTTCATGACGATCCGCCTGAAAGACGGCAAGACGACATTTCTCGATTTCCGCGAGCGTGCGCCGTTGGCGGCCACGAAGACCATGTATCTCGACGCCAAGGGCGATATCGTTCCCCGCGCCAGCCTCGACGGCTATCTCGCCGTCGGCGTGCCCGGATCCGTCATGGGCTTTGAGATAGCCCGCGAGAAATACGGCACGAAGTCAAGGCAGGATCTGCTGGCGCCGGCCATTCGCTACGCCAAGGAAGGCTTCACGCTGGAACAAGGCGACGTGGCCAGCATCGCCGGCAGCGCCAAAAGGCTCGCGAAGGACGAGGCCGCCGCAAAGATCTTCCTGAAGGCGGAGGGAAAGCCTTACGCCGCCGGCGAGAAGCTCGTTCAACCCGACCTCGCCGCGGTACTTTCCAGCATCGCGGATAAGGGATCGGATGCCTTCTACAAGGGCGTGCCAGCCGACGCGATCGTCAAGGCGAGCCAGGCGACGGGCGGCATTCTTGCCAAGGAGGATTTCGAACAATACGCGGTCCGTGAACTGAAGCCGATCGAATGCAATTACCGCGGCTACGACATCATCTCCTCGCCTCCTCCCTCGTCCGGCGGCGTCATTATCTGCGAAATCCTCAACGTGCTGGAAGACTACCCGCTCTCCTTCCTCGGCTACGGCTCCGCCGAGACGGTTCACCTGATGGTCGAGGCTATGCGCTACGCCTATGTCGACCGCAATGCGGCCCTCGGCGATCCTGATTTCGTGGAGAACCCGGTATCGACACTGCTCGACAAGGGCTACGCCAAGGCGATCCGCGCCAAGATCGATCCCTACAAAGCCGGCACCTCTGCCAACCTGAAACCCCTAGGCGTCAAGGAAAGCGTCGAGACCACGCATTACTCGATCGTCGACGACGAAGGAAATGCCGTCGCGGTCACCTACACGCTGAATGGATCCTTTGGCGCCGGCGTCGTTGCGCCCGGCACAGGCATCCTGCTCAACAACGAGATGGACGACTTCACCTCCAAGCCCGGCGTTCCGAACCTTTACGGGCTCGTGCAGGGCGAAGCCAATGCGATCGCGCCGAAGAAGACGCCGCTCTCCTCCATGAGCCCGACCATCGTCACCAAGGACGGCAAGCCCTTCATGGTGGTCGGCAGCCCCGGCGGCTCGCGCATCATCACCATCACCCTCGAAGCGATCCTCAACGTCATCGATTTCGGCATGGACATCAGCCAGGCGGTCAATGCCCCGCGCATTCACCACCAATGGCAGCCGGACAAGATCTATCTCGAGCCCTACACGCTCTCGCCCGATACGATCCGGGCATTGATCGCGATGGGCCATACGCTTGATGATGGCAGCGGCCCGCCGCAATGGGGACAGGCCGCCGGTATTCTTGTCGGCGGCAAAAGCCTTGCCGATATCGAGAAGGGCGGCGGCGCACGCTATTATGGCGTGATGGACAGCCGCGCCACCGAGGGTTCTGCCGGCGGTTACTAG
- a CDS encoding alpha/beta fold hydrolase yields the protein MLAVASALLAPIAAAIGYSSYKGRQFEATSPNIGELTDIGGYRLNAFHVARPETADLPPIVFIHGASGNLLDQVGAFLQPLEGRAEMLFVDRPGHGYSERGGPENALPSGQADAIAKLMESRGIKRAIVVGHSFGGAIAAAFGVRHPDKTEGLLFLAPATHPWPGGVEWYYHLAAMPILGWLFTHAVVVPLGLRRLEQATQNVFRPNPRPEDYIAKTGPTLVLRPRAFFHNAVDCTRLLDYLKAQSPQYSRITAPTVIITGDSDGIVWEHLHSQGLALDIAGSELVKIRGLGHKPDYVVTDVAIAALEKIGGASRDLQAAARKAEQRLARQTPAAPTDIVAPLGDPTGLAPPVTAEN from the coding sequence ATGCTTGCCGTAGCCTCCGCCCTCCTTGCACCCATCGCCGCCGCCATCGGCTACTCCTCCTACAAAGGACGTCAATTCGAGGCGACATCCCCGAACATCGGCGAGCTGACGGATATCGGCGGTTACCGGCTGAACGCCTTTCACGTCGCACGTCCAGAGACGGCCGACCTGCCGCCCATTGTTTTCATCCATGGTGCAAGCGGCAACCTGCTCGATCAAGTCGGCGCCTTCCTGCAGCCGCTGGAAGGCCGTGCCGAAATGCTCTTCGTCGACCGCCCTGGCCACGGCTATTCGGAGCGCGGCGGTCCGGAGAATGCCTTGCCCTCAGGACAGGCAGACGCGATCGCAAAACTGATGGAAAGCCGGGGCATCAAACGGGCCATCGTCGTCGGCCATTCCTTCGGCGGCGCCATTGCGGCTGCCTTCGGCGTGCGCCATCCTGACAAGACTGAAGGCCTGCTCTTTCTGGCCCCGGCGACACATCCCTGGCCAGGCGGCGTCGAATGGTACTATCACCTTGCGGCGATGCCCATACTCGGTTGGCTCTTCACCCACGCCGTAGTCGTGCCGCTTGGCTTGCGGCGGTTGGAGCAAGCAACACAAAACGTCTTCCGGCCCAATCCACGTCCGGAAGATTATATCGCGAAGACAGGTCCTACCCTGGTGCTGCGGCCGCGTGCGTTCTTCCACAACGCTGTCGATTGCACGCGCCTGCTTGACTACCTCAAGGCGCAATCTCCGCAATACTCCAGGATCACCGCGCCGACGGTTATCATTACTGGTGACAGCGATGGCATCGTTTGGGAGCACCTTCATTCGCAGGGACTGGCCCTCGATATCGCCGGCTCCGAACTGGTGAAGATCCGTGGCCTCGGCCACAAGCCTGACTATGTGGTCACCGATGTCGCCATTGCCGCACTCGAAAAAATCGGTGGGGCCAGCCGCGACCTCCAGGCCGCCGCACGCAAGGCCGAACAACGTTTGGCGCGACAGACACCGGCTGCGCCGACAGACATTGTGGCTCCCCTGGGCGACCCGACCGGACTGGCGCCACCTGTCACGGCGGAAAACTGA